The Struthio camelus isolate bStrCam1 chromosome 17, bStrCam1.hap1, whole genome shotgun sequence genome window below encodes:
- the LOC104138795 gene encoding calcium release-activated calcium channel protein 1 isoform X2 has product MVEVQLDTDHDYPRGLLIAFSACTTVLVAVHLFALMISTCILPNIEAVSNVHNLNSVKESPHERMHRHIELAWAFSTVIGTLLFLAEVVLLCWVKFLPLKKNPLDSSQNSSSTITSGEAAAIASTSIMVPFGLIFIVFAVHFYRSLVSHKTDRQFQELNELAEFARLQDQLDHRGDTISPAVSHFA; this is encoded by the coding sequence ATGGTAGAAGTTCAGCTAGACACAGACCATGACTACCCTCGAGGTCTCCTGATAGCTTTCAGTGCCTGTACTACTGTCCTTGTTGCAGTTCATCTTTTTGCGCTCATGATAAGTACTTGCATTCTTCCAAATATAGAGGCTGTTAGCAATGTGCATAATCTCAACTCGGTAAAGGAATCTCCCCATGAGCGTATGCATCGGCACATTGAGCTTGCCTGGGCATTTTCTACTGTTATTGGGACTTTGCTCTTTCTTGCAGAGGTGGTGTTACTGTGTTGGGTGAAGTTTCTCCCCTTAAAGAAGAACCCTCTGGATTCGTCCCAGAACAGCAGTTCTACCATCACATCAGGAGAGGCAGCGGCCATTGCGTCAACATCTATTATGGTTCCTTTTGGACTGATTTTCATTGTGTTTGCAGTGCACTTCTACAGGTCACTGGTGAGCCATAAAACAGACAGGCAATTTCAAGAACTGAATGAACTTGCTGAATTTGCACGGCTCCAGGATCAGCTGGATCACAGAGGTGATACCATCTCCCCAGCTGTTAGCCATTTTGCATAA
- the LOC104138795 gene encoding calcium release-activated calcium channel protein 1 isoform X1 — protein sequence MSLNEHSMQALSWRKLYLSRAKLKASSRTSALLSGFAMVAMVEVQLDTDHDYPRGLLIAFSACTTVLVAVHLFALMISTCILPNIEAVSNVHNLNSVKESPHERMHRHIELAWAFSTVIGTLLFLAEVVLLCWVKFLPLKKNPLDSSQNSSSTITSGEAAAIASTSIMVPFGLIFIVFAVHFYRSLVSHKTDRQFQELNELAEFARLQDQLDHRGDTISPAVSHFA from the exons ATGAGCCTGAACGAGCACTCGATGCAGGCGCTGTCCTGGCGGAAGCTCTACCTGAGCCGCGCCAAGCTGAAAGCCTCCAGCCGCACCTCCGCGCTCCTCTCCGGCTTCGCCATG gtggCTATGGTAGAAGTTCAGCTAGACACAGACCATGACTACCCTCGAGGTCTCCTGATAGCTTTCAGTGCCTGTACTACTGTCCTTGTTGCAGTTCATCTTTTTGCGCTCATGATAAGTACTTGCATTCTTCCAAATATAGAGGCTGTTAGCAATGTGCATAATCTCAACTCGGTAAAGGAATCTCCCCATGAGCGTATGCATCGGCACATTGAGCTTGCCTGGGCATTTTCTACTGTTATTGGGACTTTGCTCTTTCTTGCAGAGGTGGTGTTACTGTGTTGGGTGAAGTTTCTCCCCTTAAAGAAGAACCCTCTGGATTCGTCCCAGAACAGCAGTTCTACCATCACATCAGGAGAGGCAGCGGCCATTGCGTCAACATCTATTATGGTTCCTTTTGGACTGATTTTCATTGTGTTTGCAGTGCACTTCTACAGGTCACTGGTGAGCCATAAAACAGACAGGCAATTTCAAGAACTGAATGAACTTGCTGAATTTGCACGGCTCCAGGATCAGCTGGATCACAGAGGTGATACCATCTCCCCAGCTGTTAGCCATTTTGCATAA